The segment CGAATCCGCGCCTGGCCGGCGACATCTGCAAGTTCCTGAATATTCCGCTGGGCCGCATTACCCTGGGGGAATTCCCGGACGGCGAAAACGCCTGCAAGATCGAGGAAGACGTCCGCGGCCGCGACGTCTTTCTGATCCAACCGACCTGTCCTCCGGTCAACAACAACATCATGGAGTTGTTGATCATGATCGACAGTTGCCGCCGCGCGAGCGCCGAGCGAATCACCGCTGTGATTCCGTACTTCGGCTACGCTCGCCAGGACCGCAAAGACGAAGGTCGCGTGCCGATCACCGCCAAGCTGGTCTCGGACGTCATCACCGCCGCCGGGGCCGATCGCGTGCTGACGATGGACCTGCACGCCGCTCAGATCCAGGGCTTCTTCAACGTGCCGGTCGATCACTTGTACGCCGCGCCGGTGCTGAACCACTACTTCCAGATGCTCAACATCCCGGAAGACGAGCTGGTAATCGTCAGCCCCGACGCCGGCAGCATCAAGCGCGCGGTCAGCCATCATCGCCGCCTGGGCGGTCGTTTGGCGATTTGCGACAAGCGTCGTCACAGCGCCAGCGATACGACGCAAGAGAACATCATCGGCGGTCCGGTCGAAGGACGCACGGCGATCATCTTTGACGACATGATCAGCACCGCGGGCTCGATCTGCGGCGCCGCGAAGACCACCTTCGAAGCCGGCGCCAAAGAGATCTACATCGCCGCGACCCACGGCGTCCTCTGCGGAGACGCGATCGCCCGACTGCAAGCCGCGCCGATCAAAGAGATCATCCTGACCGACACGATCCCGCATCAGTCGGGCCATTTGCTGCCGAACACGAAGATCCTGACCGTCGCGCCGCTGCTGGGCGAAGCGATCAAGCGTATCCACAACGACGAGTCGATCAGCGCGATCTTCCGCGAAGATTTCGGCGCGTTCCAAGGTTAGGAAGGCCGTTACTTACTTATGTGCGTGTGCCACTGCTGGCTTGTCCAGCAGCGTTTGAGCGCTCCAAGTAAGAAATGGCGGAAGCTCCGATTCATCGTAACGGCGTTATCGCACTTCTTGATCAAATCCGAGTCGCTTGGGCATTCCGCACTGCTGGACAAGCCAGCAGTGGCACACAAAGCCCAAGACTACTTCCGCTTCTTGCTCCGTTTCGCCAGCTTCAAAACGGCGTCCCACTCGTTCTTCGTCACCGGTTGGACCGAGAGCCGCGAGCCTTTCCGCATCAGTTCCATGTCGGCCAGCGCTGCGACGCCGGTCAGTTGATCGCGGCCCAGCGGCTCTTCAAACATCTCGGTCAGCTGGACGTCGACCATGAACCACCGCGGCGCGTCAGGCGTGCTCTTTTCGTCGTAGTGATGATCCTTCTTGTCCCACGACGTGTGGTCCGGGTAACCCTCTTTGACGATCGTCGCCGTGCCGACAATCGCCGGCGGGCTGGCGTTACTGTGGTAGAAGAACGCTTCGTCCCCAACTTTCATGTCGTCCCGCATGAAATTGCGGGCCTGATAGTTGCGAACTCCGCTCCAAAAAGTGGTCTGCTTCTTTTCGTTCGCCAGATCGTCGATCGAATACGATTCCGATTCGGTCTTGAGCAACCAGTAACGCTTGTCGGAGTTGGACTTAGCTGCTTTTTTGGCCACGACGATCGACTTTCCGCGATAGCAAGAAGGAAATCGGGTTGGGAGAGTTTCGTTTCATCATCTAAAATCAGCTAAATGCCGCAA is part of the Blastopirellula sediminis genome and harbors:
- a CDS encoding ribose-phosphate diphosphokinase, with the protein product MREIKIFSGRANPRLAGDICKFLNIPLGRITLGEFPDGENACKIEEDVRGRDVFLIQPTCPPVNNNIMELLIMIDSCRRASAERITAVIPYFGYARQDRKDEGRVPITAKLVSDVITAAGADRVLTMDLHAAQIQGFFNVPVDHLYAAPVLNHYFQMLNIPEDELVIVSPDAGSIKRAVSHHRRLGGRLAICDKRRHSASDTTQENIIGGPVEGRTAIIFDDMISTAGSICGAAKTTFEAGAKEIYIAATHGVLCGDAIARLQAAPIKEIILTDTIPHQSGHLLPNTKILTVAPLLGEAIKRIHNDESISAIFREDFGAFQG
- a CDS encoding EVE domain-containing protein — its product is MAKKAAKSNSDKRYWLLKTESESYSIDDLANEKKQTTFWSGVRNYQARNFMRDDMKVGDEAFFYHSNASPPAIVGTATIVKEGYPDHTSWDKKDHHYDEKSTPDAPRWFMVDVQLTEMFEEPLGRDQLTGVAALADMELMRKGSRLSVQPVTKNEWDAVLKLAKRSKKRK